The Chrysemys picta bellii isolate R12L10 chromosome 3, ASM1138683v2, whole genome shotgun sequence DNA window ATACTTCAACGGCACTgcaataatatattttttaaaaggtttgtaTTTAACTAACCTCATTAAGATATTTTATAAAAAGGGTATAAAATAATCAGTATCAACTCCAGCTACAGAATGCCTCCAAAATGGTTTCACTCTTTTGGGTACAAATGCCCTCTTCCCTCCACTCAACCTCCCTCCCCTGTAAAAGTAAGTATTTAATCAGTTAAATACATAATTGGTTTTCACAACACATACACTTTGGTACACAACAGGCTCCcatgtgtaaatatatatttttagttcATGACTCATTCATATAATAGTacaaatgaagctttttaaaaacaaagtctcTCATCCCAAGAAGTGCCCAACTCAGCAAGACAAAAAATAAGGCTGTCGCACCAGacattttcaatgcttttttctttttcttttttttttttttaaaagctgacaGCACATATTAGCTTCTCCTACTACATCCCTGGAGAACACTAtgcattgaaaagaaaaaaaaaaagagaaacagatTCTTCTTAAATGAAAGCCTATTACTCAGTGAATGGACTATACTGTTTTTAGAACTGTTTGGTTTTTAATTGTAGGCTTTTGTCCACAGATGATGTAGCTAATCTGTTAATCAGGCTAATGTACATTAACTCCACctgtaaaaataattatttttttgttgAATCATCTCTCTCCAGATGAACGTGCATAGTTATAatcccatctccacctcagtaGCTAGATTTCCCCCCCTAAAAATATCTAAGGGAGTCTTCTGGCCTTCTTACTCACATTGGGACTGATCCTgtactactgaagtcaatatgagCCTTGCCACAGACTTCCGTGAGCACAGGGTCAAGCCATATTAATTTAGATGGGATAAGCCACAGATTATGGTACAGTTGgtataaaggtggcagaatctaggCTAAAGGTTGTAtcagagataaggtgggtgaggtaatatcttttattcgaccaacttctgttggtgagagagacaagcttctgattttacagagagctctttttcaggcctGGGAAAAGTACTGAGTGTGTCACACTGACAAACTCagtacctttcctagacctgaagaagagctctgtgcagctcaaaagcttgtctctcttaccaacagaagttggtccaataaaagacgttaccgcacccaccttgtctaataTCCTGACACCGACACAgccacaacactgcatacaataaaGGTTATATTGTAAATTAACCCCAGGTTTTTTCTCCCAGTCTTAGTGATCTAGGGTTGCCAGTTGTAGTTGGACATATTCCTTGAGGactcatcacatgacataatctttaattaaatattaatcctTCATTCCTGGAGATTCCAGACAATtctggaaggttggcaaccctatagtGATCGGAGATGAATAAATTCAAAAGTCACTAAGAACTGATCTTTTTTCTTATTATGATAAAAACAATTGTAAACGATAATATTAAAATGACTGGggggaaatgtttgtttttcggCCAGACACTTTATTTGGACATCAAGCTTCAATTTTAGGGAAAGATTTTTAAGGCAGAGACTTAGGGCatgatcttgcaaggtgctgagaagcCTCAGCTCCCAAAGTCACCAGGCACTCAGCACCTAAAACTAGATTTAACAAAGAGTTACTGACTGGAATCCCTTCATGTCACAGAAATACCACAGATCCAACAGTGACAGACGTTCTATAGAACCTAAGACTGACAGGTCAGTTGAATGGCAGTGCAATCATTATTTGTTTGTGCTGACAATCATAAAACTGCTGCTAAAATCCTTCATGTGCTCTGAGGACCATGTTTCTGGAACTAAAGAGAAAATTCAGAAATGGGTTACACAAATGAGAGCCtaattgtaaatatattttaaatgaagctgacCCTCTTCGCTCCTCCCCAAAAATGTGTAATTCAGTGATAGTATTATTAGACACAAGAGTGGTTGCTATTTTTAAACAACAACATTTTAGAACGAATAGAAAATGttatcaatatttttattttaaaaaaatcaattaacagcTATATGCCAATTCCTATTACACAATTAAGGTCAAGTACTTGAAGAGTAAAATATATTGTCCCCCACTATGTTTGCCAAATTCTATAATTTTATATACAGCATTCACTTTGCCTAATAAGCCAAAAATCTGGATGCTACCATTAAACATAACTTTGGTGGAGCAAGTTTTAGCTCTTAGCTTAGTCACATATGAAAGGGCAGCTCTTTCTTGTTATCGGTCTCTAAAACACTGTCCATTTGTAAACATTTATGTTCAAGTGCCTTGTGTACAGCTGCTCAGCTGTTCTGCAGGCTTCTCATCTGCTGCAGGGTCACGTTCAGATACTCATTCAGATAGCTCTTATTTTAAATGCAAGCTTTTTTGTTTCCTGATTTCGCCTTTCTTTCCCCCTgcccttttcctcccctccttttTTTGTCACACACAGACAGCTTCCCAGCCAAGGCTGTAGCCATCAGCCAGCTACATACGTTTACAACAGAAGAGGAACGGGCAGACAAAAGGTGACAGAAGATAATCATCATGGCATCAGCAGGTCTACAgttctttgcttttattttagctTTGTTGGGTGTTTTCGGCGCCATCACAGCCACCTTACTGCCCAACTGGAAAGTAAATGCAGACGTGGGTTCAAATATCATAACAGCTATAACACAGATGCAAGGGCTCTGGATGGACTGCACATGGTACAGCACCGGGATGTTTAGCTGCACTCTGAAATATTCAGTCCTATCCCTCCCTGTCTACATCCAGGCTGCACGGACGACCATGGTCCTGTCTTGCATCCTATCAGCTTTTGGGATTTGCATCTCCACAGTAGGAATGAAGTGCACAAAGTTGGGAGGGGACAAGGACACCAAAAGCTACACTTCTTCTGCTGGAGGGGTCTGCTTCATCCTTGCAGGAATCTTTGAGTTGGTACCAACATCCTGGTACACAAGAGAAATAATTTCAAATTTTATGGACCCAACAGTCCCAGAGAGCAGTAAAAATGAACCCGGAGGAGCTGTTTATATTGGATTCATTTCAGCAGGACTTCTGTTCATTGCAGGTGTGATCTTCTGCACATCCTGttttaaaaagcagcagggagcatGGATTTACCCTACTAAGCAACAACAGTTCCCAGCCACACAGCAAGAGAACAATGCAGGCTACAACCTGAAGGACTACGTGTAAATATAGTAATGTCTATCAGCTGGGGTTTTTTGTTtactttagatttaaaaaaaacacttaacTGTTCTTAATGTCAAGGCTGCAATTACATTTTAACAAGgttttttatttgtaattaaaatcagGAAGAAAGATGGCAGGAAATAAAGCATAAATATCTGCtgcaagcattttttttttttttttttttgctgattttttcaAACCAAATTCTTTGGCTTTCCAACTGAAATTTACTGAAGAGAAAGGAACCAATTCAAACAGTGCAATTAAACTAATGGTTAGTTACAGCACAGACagttaaacacaaaacaaaatctatTCAGCAAATACAGGATATCAGTAATGTACCAAAatttgtgatttatttattttttagaatttcattttaattatggCACAAACAAAACCAACTCTCCCTCTATGTGAAGCCCCATGCATTGCTTTTAATCACAGCCACATCTGCCTTTCATTTCCAGCTCCCAACTGCCATGGTAactagatttctttttaaaaaacgcAGCCACATTGTATATCGGCATATCAGGAGCTGAAGAGCTAATGCTGCCATTGAGATATTGCCAAAAATGGCCCCAAAAAATCCCCACCTGCTGTGggttccattttttattttaaaagaaatgtctACTAGGCAATCTACCACCAAACAACAACTGTTCGGTTTGAGGAGGAAAACGACAAAAGAAGTGTCATCATGACTGAGGAAATACTTGGAAGCTTTAACCCACTGGCTACACATTTAGGCACAAGAAAAATCTGCACCCTCCCTGACTTCTATCTTCCTTCCTCTACAAAGCAAACCACTAGCCTTTAACTAGTGGAGTATTTCACCTTCtgttatttattcattatttattgAACCCTATCAATTTTTGGcccttttaaaatttaatttcacagagcctgatccaacacccgttgaagtcaatggatgaaACCCACTGCAATATGCCATATACAGCAGTGGTCAATGACAGCATCTTAGTTTACAAATACTTTGTCAGTTTAATTAACTTGGTGAATGTTTCTAAAGCCTCAGAACCTTCTTTCCAGCATGCAGAACTTATTGGACATTTGTAGGAAATGTCTCATGTCAAATATTGTccaagatgttaaaaaaaaaaatgtgaatttgCTGATGTAAGTGAGGGGATAAAAGAGGAGTGGACCTAGGTTTGAATGTCTGGGGATACGACTCTGGACAAGTTCCTCACAATTCAGTCAGGTACTAGAAGATGTCTTGTTTATTCTTATACAGCTTTTTAGTGCTCAGATTATTAGCTCATGAATCATTAAAATACTATGGTAGAACTttagttttaaatatattaatatagTAAGCATCAAATAAAGACAAATCTGAATGATGTGGAAGAAGTGAAGCTTAATCTTTTGTTATGGGCTTTTATAAAGAGAGAAATGCTTTTGTACACATGACAGTGTCTATCATATATCCATTAGCTCTGAGTTACGAGAACTTGCCTTATATTATATGTTAACAGTGAGCATTTGAATTTTCTGCCTATTTTATGATGTAGTTTGTTTTGTACCATCACTGGCAACTGTGCCAGATCAGCAGTAATTCAGTGGTGCAGACTTAGCCAGAACCACAACTGAAAAAGCCAAAGCTATTTAGGGACAGTGGCCTAGAGCACTGCAACACTCCAAGACAGTTGTGTTGAGTTTATGTTGTAAAAGTGTATACATTTAGAGTTGTATAGTTTTCTTGAAACACCTATATTTTTCTGGAGAACTGATTAATTGAGGTATTattgtttcaaaaatatttgcatgTCAAATTTAGTTGCATGTCCTGTACTTAATCAGGAGCATCTCTAGCTGTAAATTTAaatcagtattttttaaaaatcaccagaGAAAACAAGAACCAAAAAAGAAGTCTTGGGAAAGACACAAAAAATATTGATTTGCATGTTGTAAGCAAAACTGAAGACTCCAATTGTTACATAAGCAGCTAAGAAAGACTCCTTTGCCAAGACTACTTATATAGAAGAATCAGAAGTTCCTTATTTACCAATGCAAAATCTAAGCAAGAGCTTTTTGTTTAACTCACAAGCGCCTCAACAACTTTccaagagggggggaaaaaaaaaaaaaaaggcagctccACATCCAGTATTGGTATCTAATGAAGGTTGTGTGGTAGTCAAACTCTCAAGGATCATGGCAAGAAGTTAGAGGATAAATCTACAAGACAGCAGGAGTCATAAAGCAAAATGTGGCAAAAGGAGTGTGAAAAATAGCTGCAATGTTTTTGTCTGCTGATTTCTGTTTCTTTTGCGCTTGAAATAGTCACTATTTGCTTTAGTTTAGAGAAAAATATTCAATAAATaaaagcttaactttaagcatgtcgTCTTTTTTGAAGGGTACTAATCAGAGAAAGCCAGGGGATTACAGGACATCATTCTGATCAACCCATTGCCAGCTAACAGCCTATCAACAGTctgtgagccagattctcaggtgGTGGAGCTCTATTTAACATAGGAGAGCGGGAGGCAACAGGGATCCAGTTACAGCTACCTGATTCAGGAGGCTGGTTTGCAGTAGCCCCAGTTTTGACTACACCAATGCTGCCATGCCCTCAACTTTGCTGGAGAGGAGGGGATGACCAGCACCAAGTTGAGATTTTGACCCCAGCTCTAGGTTTTTCTCATTTGCTCTCGGTTCACACATTACTGCTATAAAAGGAAACTAGGACTCACTGATATTACTTTATAAAAACTGAAAGTTGAAGGGAGTAAATGGCCAACAAAACAAcaggtctttaaaaaaataattgtagaTGTTTAGTGCCCCTGACTGACCGTAGTCTTTTCTCCATGCTGGCAGTAAGAAGTTCCAGGTAGCTTTGAGTGTAATTAGCAATGTGCGACACACAGAGGCTCAAGATGCAGAGGAaatggagggcggggggggggtgaacacAAGTGGGGGAGAGAAGATTAAGAGCAAAGAATCT harbors:
- the CLDN20 gene encoding claudin-20; this encodes MASAGLQFFAFILALLGVFGAITATLLPNWKVNADVGSNIITAITQMQGLWMDCTWYSTGMFSCTLKYSVLSLPVYIQAARTTMVLSCILSAFGICISTVGMKCTKLGGDKDTKSYTSSAGGVCFILAGIFELVPTSWYTREIISNFMDPTVPESSKNEPGGAVYIGFISAGLLFIAGVIFCTSCFKKQQGAWIYPTKQQQFPATQQENNAGYNLKDYV